TCCACCACCGAGACCGAGCCGTACCCCTGACAGGGTAATCGCGTAGGTTGGCGTTCTGTTCGGGTGGAAGCACGGATGAGAATTCGTGTGGACCGTTCAGTAACGAAAATCCTGGTCATAGTAGCAGCGTTAGTCGGGTTAGACCCCCGACGGCCGAACGAGTAAGGGTTCCTCAGCAATGCTAATCAGCTGAGGGTTAGCCGGTCCTAAGTCTGCCCGTAAGTCGAAGCAGACAACAGGGAAATAGGTTAATATTCCTATGCCGGTATGCAATAAAAGTTGACGCTTTGGGGCCACCCAGGCTGGGCCTTCGCCCAGTTGAACAGTCGAAGAGCGTGGAAGCCGTAATGGCACGAAGCGATCGAATGGCTGGATAACGCAAGCTGGGTCAACCCAGAGCCCGTGAAAAGACGAGCATACTGTCCGTACCGAGATCCGACACAGGTACTCATGGCGGCGAAAGCCAAGGTCTGTCGGGAGCAACCGACGTTAGGGAATTCGGCAAGTTAGTCCCGTACGTTCGCAATAAGGGATGCCTGCCTCGGAAAGAGGCAGGTCGCAGTGACTCGGGCGCTCCGACTGTCTAGTAACAACATAGGTGACCGCAAATCCGCAAGGACTCGTACGGTCACTGAATCCTGCCCAGTGCGGGTATCTGAACACCCCTTACAAGGGGACGAAGGACCCGTTAACGGCGGGGGTAACTATGACCCTCTTAAGGTAGCGTAGTACCTTGCCGCTTCAGTAGCGGCTTGCATGAATGGATCAACGAGAGCGCCACTGTCCCAACGTTGGGCCCGGTGAACTGTACGTTCCAGTGCGGAGTCTGGAGACCCCCAAGGGGAAGCGAAGACCCTATAGAGCTTTACTGCAGGCTGTCACTGAGACGTGGTCGCCATTGTGCAGCATAGGTAGGAGGCGTTACACAGGTACCCGCGCTAGCGGGCCACCGAGCCAGCATTGAAATACTACCCGATGGTGACTGCGACTCTCACTCCTGGCGGAGGACACTGGTAGCCGGGCAGTTTGACTGGGGCGGTACGCGCCTGAAAAGATATCGGGCGCGCCCCAAGATTTCCTCACCCGCGTCGGAGACGCGGGAAAGAGCGCAAGAGCATACGGAAGTCTGACAGTGTCCGGCACAACGACGGACGCTGACGCGAAAGCGTGGTCTAGCGAACCAATTAGGCTGCTTGATGCGGCCAATTGCTGACAAAAAAGCTACCTTAGGGATAACAGAGTCGTCACCCGCAAGAGCACATATCGACCGGGTGGCTTGCTACCTCGATGTCGGTTCCCTCCATCCTGCCCGTGCAGAAGCGGGCAAGGGTGAGGTTGTTCGCCTATTAAAGGAGGTCGTGAGCTGGGTTTAGACCGTCGTGAGACAGGTCGGCTGCTATCTATTGGGGGTGTTATGGTTCCTGACGGGAACGTTCGTATAGTACGAGAGGAACTACGAATGGGTGCCACTGGTGTACCGGCTGTTCGAAAGAGCACGTGCCGGGCAGCCACGCACCACGGGGTAAGAGCTGAACGCATCTAAGCTCGAAACCCACCTGGAAAAGAGGAGCCACCGAGGCCACTCGTAGAAGACGAGATCGATAGACTCGGGGTGTACGCGCCAAGGCAACGAGGCGTTGAGCCCGCGAGCACTAATCGGCCAAGCCACACATTCATACATATCGCATTGGATCCGTGACGCGAGAACGGGTCCGGACGCAAACTGGACTACACGTACAACACGGTCTGAAGAGACCACTGAGACTGGTGTCAGATAGTCACGGTTCGATTCCGTGGATCAGCGTTAAGGCGGCCATCGCGGCGGGGTTCCTCCCGTACCCATCCCGAACACGGAAGATAAGCCTGCCTGCGTATTGGTGAGTACTGGAGTGGGAGACCCTCTGGGAGAGCCGATTCGCCGCCCCTACTCATACTCCATACTTACGCCCTGCAGAGTGCCAACTCTGCGGGGCGTTTTGCATTTCTGCCCGGTAAAGAACCGCGTAGCTCCGTTTCCCTTCGGTCAGGTTGCAGTCTGGGTAGTGCCTTGAGTAACGTGCACAGACCGACTCCAAATGACATACTTCGTAATTAGAGTGTGGTAGTCTGTATTATTAAACGTGAACTGACTGGTTGATAAGTGGACCAAATCCTTTTGGAGCGAACCTTATTCAACTGTGTCTGGTACGATTTGGTCATGTCAGATTCCGGTGGATCATGGCTCGATACAGCTTATGGACTCCTGTCTACGTCCCAGCGGCGATACGCTTTATACTACTTTCTGAATAACGAAGACGCAAGCCTCGACGAACTCGTCGAGGAAATCTCCGAGTGGGAGTCGGATGTCGCTCCTGAGTCGATCCGAATCGCTCTCCATCACAATCACCTCCCGCAACTCGCGGAACACGGCATCGTAGAGTACGTTGACAGTGATATCCGTGTCACATCTAAATTCGATGCGCTCCGGAGTACTGTTGCACAGGCACGTGCAATTGAAGACGACTCACGGAGTACTCAGAGTCCGCTCATGTTCGG
The DNA window shown above is from Natrialba magadii ATCC 43099 and carries:
- a CDS encoding DUF7344 domain-containing protein, with the protein product MSDSGGSWLDTAYGLLSTSQRRYALYYFLNNEDASLDELVEEISEWESDVAPESIRIALHHNHLPQLAEHGIVEYVDSDIRVTSKFDALRSTVAQARAIEDDSRSTQSPLMFGSGSESVSEPVSED